From one Comamonas piscis genomic stretch:
- a CDS encoding single-stranded DNA-binding protein codes for MMDGLVSGRILGQPVERISKTGKPYALAKVRANAGAGDGEMLIVNVIAFDDAPVAALLGLGDADSICLSGSLTPKVWVDREGVTRPSVDMVAHQVLTAYAVARKRGVAGDADFDPAA; via the coding sequence ATGATGGATGGATTGGTATCCGGGCGCATACTGGGCCAGCCGGTGGAGCGCATCAGTAAAACCGGCAAGCCGTATGCGCTGGCCAAGGTGCGTGCCAATGCCGGCGCGGGCGATGGCGAGATGCTGATCGTCAATGTCATTGCGTTTGACGATGCGCCGGTTGCTGCGCTGCTGGGCCTGGGCGATGCCGACAGCATCTGCCTGTCGGGCAGCCTGACCCCCAAGGTCTGGGTGGACCGCGAAGGGGTGACCCGGCCGAGTGTGGATATGGTCGCCCACCAGGTGTTGACGGCTTATGCGGTGGCGCGCAAACGCGGTGTGGCCGGCGATGCGGACTTTGACCCAGCCGCCTGA
- a CDS encoding PilZ domain-containing protein — MNSPTPTPGTAGARPSVLQLAIKEKAALYAAYIPLFKEGGIFVPTPKDYALGDDVYLLLTLPQDPQRYPIAGKVGWVTPAGASGNRTQGIGVRFPKDPKTDELRYKIEQILGTALQADRATQTI; from the coding sequence ATGAACAGTCCCACTCCCACACCGGGCACGGCCGGCGCGCGCCCCAGCGTTCTGCAACTGGCTATCAAGGAAAAGGCAGCGCTGTATGCCGCCTACATCCCCTTGTTCAAAGAAGGCGGCATTTTTGTGCCCACGCCCAAGGACTATGCGCTGGGCGATGATGTCTACCTGCTGCTGACCCTGCCGCAAGATCCGCAGCGCTACCCGATCGCCGGCAAGGTGGGCTGGGTAACACCAGCCGGCGCCAGCGGCAACCGCACCCAGGGCATTGGCGTGCGTTTTCCCAAAGACCCGAAGACCGACGAACTGCGTTACAAGATTGAACAGATCTTGGGCACGGCCTTGCAGGCAGACCGCGCCACCCAGACCATCTGA
- a CDS encoding MFS transporter, giving the protein MNRELMRLIIGQFFVHTCMTGTRLAAPLLALRDGYTPGAVGFLLSLFALTQVFLALPAGRYADRHGFMKPMLAAIALAFAGTAIGVAFPRFEVLCLSALLTGAGCGISIIALQRHAGRVAHEASELRQIFSWLSLGPAIANFLGPMVTGLIIDHSTGQAGNNLSYRIAFAVLALFSVVAWWCVRSAEEIAPAPAKTDGQPHHAWDLLREQSFRRLLIVNWLVASCWDVHTFVVPLLGHDRGLSASEIGAVLGVFALAAFVIRVLLPAISRHLREMTVVMAAMVLTAAIFAIYPLMPNAWAMAFCSALLGIGLGSVQPMAMSMLHQITPEERHGEAVGLRLMLINGSSVCMPLMFGAAGAAIGVGGVFWVMGALIGAGSRMAWTLGKTPLPNFRTLDGVPVVPVTNADPPDKPTRHP; this is encoded by the coding sequence GTGAATCGCGAGTTGATGCGGCTGATCATCGGCCAGTTTTTTGTCCATACCTGTATGACAGGCACGCGCTTGGCGGCTCCGCTGCTGGCCTTGCGCGATGGCTACACCCCCGGCGCCGTGGGGTTCTTGCTCAGCCTTTTTGCGCTGACCCAGGTATTTTTGGCGCTACCGGCGGGCCGCTATGCCGACCGGCATGGCTTTATGAAGCCAATGCTGGCGGCGATTGCGCTGGCCTTTGCCGGCACCGCCATTGGCGTTGCCTTTCCCCGTTTTGAAGTGCTGTGCCTGTCCGCCTTGCTGACGGGCGCGGGCTGCGGCATCTCCATCATCGCGCTGCAGCGCCATGCCGGCCGCGTCGCGCATGAGGCCAGTGAGCTGCGCCAGATTTTCAGCTGGCTATCGCTGGGCCCGGCGATTGCCAATTTTCTGGGGCCCATGGTCACGGGGCTGATCATCGACCACTCCACCGGCCAGGCGGGCAACAACCTGTCCTACCGCATCGCGTTCGCGGTGCTGGCGCTGTTCTCGGTCGTCGCCTGGTGGTGCGTGCGCAGCGCCGAGGAAATAGCACCGGCACCGGCCAAGACCGATGGCCAGCCGCACCATGCCTGGGATTTGCTGCGCGAGCAGTCCTTCCGCCGTCTGCTGATCGTCAACTGGCTGGTCGCATCCTGCTGGGATGTACACACCTTTGTCGTGCCCTTGCTCGGCCATGACCGGGGGCTGTCGGCCTCCGAGATTGGCGCCGTGCTGGGCGTGTTTGCACTGGCTGCCTTTGTTATCCGCGTGCTGCTGCCTGCCATTTCGCGCCACCTGCGTGAGATGACCGTGGTGATGGCCGCCATGGTGCTGACCGCCGCCATCTTTGCCATTTACCCGCTGATGCCCAATGCCTGGGCCATGGCTTTTTGCTCTGCGTTGCTGGGCATTGGCCTGGGCAGCGTGCAGCCGATGGCCATGAGCATGCTGCACCAGATCACCCCCGAGGAGCGCCATGGCGAGGCCGTGGGTCTGCGGCTGATGCTGATCAATGGCTCCAGCGTCTGCATGCCGCTGATGTTTGGCGCTGCCGGGGCTGCCATCGGGGTGGGTGGTGTCTTCTGGGTGATGGGTGCCTTGATCGGTGCGGGGTCGCGCATGGCCTGGACGCTGGGCAAAACGCCCTTGCCCAACTTCAGGACGCTTGACGGCGTTCCGGTGGTGCCTGTAACTAACGCCGATCCGCCAGACAAGCCGACTCGCCATCCTTGA
- the rmuC gene encoding DNA recombination protein RmuC has product MVVNLDLDPSLLHLVLLALLLLAALANLLILWLRRPKVDLGEAWAQQQERQARDQQQTVQALARSEGALSHLSQHVSLQLRELNQGSQDVMGEFRESLEARMSQSLAESRLGRQELTQALAGFETQLAQRLAHLDAAVNQRLSVLDTSLTQRVDALTRANHHSLTTLKTDVQSHLTGMQDGVGRQLAQLLQANQQQAEQLRGTLNERLASIQSDNASKLEEMRKTVDEKLHATLEQRLGESFKLVSDRLEQVHKGLGEMQTLAGSVGDLKRVMTNVKSRGTWGELQLGMIIDNVLTAQQYAKNVKTVPGSDEMVEFAIRLPGHSEDKPVWLPIDSKYPVEHYQRLMDAQESMDKAAIQSASTSFENSIRLEAKKIHSKYVSPPNTTDFAVLYLPTEGLFAEVMRRPGLVEAVQNDCRVMVSGPANLAAMLNSLQMGFKTLAIEKRSSEVWAVLGQVKTEFNKFGEVVEATRKSLDQAAKKFEQVDVRTRAIKKRLSHVHETPTAGEIGAISTDPDEGDSLTPIS; this is encoded by the coding sequence ATGGTTGTGAATCTGGATCTGGATCCGTCGCTGCTCCATTTGGTGCTGCTGGCCTTGCTGCTGCTGGCGGCCTTGGCCAACTTGCTGATCTTGTGGCTGCGCCGGCCCAAGGTGGACCTGGGCGAGGCCTGGGCGCAGCAGCAAGAGCGCCAGGCCCGCGACCAGCAGCAAACAGTACAGGCGCTGGCGCGCAGCGAAGGAGCGCTTAGCCATTTGTCCCAACACGTCAGCCTGCAGCTGCGCGAGCTGAACCAGGGCAGCCAGGATGTGATGGGCGAGTTCCGCGAATCGCTGGAAGCGCGCATGTCGCAAAGCCTGGCCGAATCCCGCCTGGGCCGCCAGGAGCTGACCCAGGCACTGGCCGGGTTCGAGACCCAGCTGGCCCAGCGCCTGGCCCACCTCGATGCTGCCGTGAACCAGCGCCTGTCGGTGCTCGATACCTCGCTCACCCAGCGCGTTGATGCGCTCACCCGCGCCAACCACCACAGCCTGACCACGCTCAAGACCGATGTGCAGTCGCACCTGACGGGCATGCAAGATGGGGTAGGGCGCCAGCTCGCCCAGCTGCTGCAGGCCAACCAGCAGCAGGCCGAGCAGTTGCGCGGCACGCTCAATGAGCGCCTCGCCAGCATCCAGAGCGACAACGCCAGCAAGCTCGAAGAGATGCGCAAGACGGTGGATGAAAAGCTGCATGCCACCCTGGAGCAGCGCCTGGGTGAATCCTTCAAGCTGGTCAGCGACCGGCTGGAGCAGGTACACAAGGGCCTGGGCGAGATGCAGACCCTGGCCGGCAGCGTGGGCGATCTCAAGCGCGTGATGACCAATGTCAAATCGCGCGGCACCTGGGGCGAGCTGCAGCTGGGCATGATCATCGACAACGTGCTGACGGCACAGCAGTACGCCAAGAATGTCAAGACCGTGCCGGGCAGCGATGAGATGGTGGAGTTCGCCATCCGCCTGCCGGGCCACAGCGAGGACAAGCCGGTGTGGCTGCCGATTGACTCCAAGTACCCCGTCGAGCACTACCAGCGGCTGATGGATGCGCAGGAAAGCATGGACAAGGCGGCCATCCAGTCGGCGAGCACCAGCTTTGAAAACTCCATCCGCCTGGAGGCCAAAAAGATCCACAGCAAGTATGTGTCGCCCCCCAATACCACGGATTTTGCGGTGCTCTATCTGCCCACCGAGGGCCTGTTTGCCGAGGTGATGCGCCGGCCGGGCCTGGTCGAGGCGGTGCAAAACGACTGCCGGGTGATGGTGTCCGGCCCTGCCAATTTGGCGGCGATGCTTAACAGCTTGCAGATGGGTTTCAAGACCCTGGCCATCGAAAAGCGCAGTTCCGAGGTCTGGGCCGTGCTGGGCCAGGTCAAGACCGAGTTCAACAAGTTTGGCGAGGTGGTGGAGGCCACGCGCAAGTCGCTGGACCAGGCGGCCAAGAAGTTTGAGCAGGTCGATGTGCGCACGCGGGCCATCAAAAAACGGCTCTCGCATGTGCATGAGACACCGACCGCCGGCGAGATAGGGGCCATTAGCACGGACCCGGACGAAGGCGACAGCCTTACCCCTATTTCTTAG
- a CDS encoding DNA polymerase III subunit delta' has translation MATAKNSAAAEPVSAAPAPAAPWIDRQREQLLAQRGHAWLLQGPSGLGQFSLAMGLVRAWLCDAPTPQGACGHCASCHAIDVHAHTDLCVLMPETEMLALGWPLPEKAQADIDDKKRKPSQEIRVDAMRDAVEFTQRTSGRGKGKAVLVFPAEKMNAITANALLKTLEEPPGDARFVLATEAAHQLLPTIRSRCLAHTMQWPDAASARNWLVAQAVPEDQVDALLQAAGGRPDDALAQMQAGRSPQVWKKLPKDLANGQPGALASLSAPEVVDALQKLCHDLLMLRVGAAPRFFEAADLPPPPALAVLARWSKALTQSLRTASHPFNQGLMLEALVAQAASVLQSRR, from the coding sequence ATGGCCACCGCCAAGAACAGCGCAGCGGCCGAGCCCGTATCCGCAGCACCGGCCCCGGCAGCGCCCTGGATTGACCGACAGCGCGAGCAACTGCTGGCCCAGCGTGGCCATGCCTGGCTGCTGCAAGGCCCCTCGGGCCTGGGCCAGTTCTCGTTGGCCATGGGCCTGGTGCGGGCCTGGCTTTGCGATGCGCCCACGCCCCAGGGCGCCTGTGGCCACTGCGCCAGCTGCCATGCGATTGATGTGCATGCCCACACGGACCTGTGTGTGCTGATGCCCGAGACGGAGATGCTGGCCTTGGGCTGGCCCTTGCCGGAAAAAGCCCAGGCCGACATTGACGACAAGAAGCGCAAGCCCAGCCAGGAGATCCGGGTGGATGCGATGCGCGATGCGGTGGAGTTCACGCAGCGCACTTCGGGCCGGGGCAAGGGCAAGGCGGTGCTGGTGTTCCCCGCTGAGAAGATGAATGCCATCACGGCCAACGCGCTGCTCAAAACCTTGGAAGAGCCGCCGGGTGATGCGCGCTTTGTGCTGGCGACCGAGGCCGCACACCAGCTGCTGCCCACCATCCGCAGCCGCTGCCTGGCCCATACCATGCAGTGGCCCGATGCTGCATCGGCCCGCAACTGGCTGGTGGCGCAAGCAGTGCCCGAGGACCAGGTAGACGCCCTGCTGCAGGCAGCGGGCGGCCGCCCCGATGACGCGCTGGCGCAGATGCAGGCGGGCCGCTCGCCCCAGGTCTGGAAAAAACTGCCCAAGGATTTGGCCAATGGCCAGCCCGGCGCTCTGGCCAGCCTGTCGGCGCCCGAGGTGGTCGATGCCTTGCAAAAGCTCTGCCATGACCTGCTGATGCTGCGTGTGGGGGCTGCACCACGGTTTTTTGAGGCAGCGGATTTGCCGCCACCGCCAGCGTTGGCGGTATTGGCACGCTGGAGCAAGGCCTTGACGCAGTCGCTGCGCACGGCATCCCACCCCTTCAACCAGGGGCTCATGCTCGAAGCCCTGGTGGCCCAAGCGGCCAGCGTGTTGCAATCGCGCCGCTGA
- a CDS encoding ankyrin repeat domain-containing protein produces the protein MKLLAKPGSLFPLRAACAAALWLACAAAQAGSYDDFFTRIIRDDAKGIEALVQRGFDPNTVSEKGETGLTQAFKLDSYRAAKGMIALPSTNVNLANAKGETPLMMAAIKGQVDLAKALIARDADVNREGWTPLHYAVSAPSEDGSDLQMVALLLEHHAYIDAASPNGTTPLMMAAQYGTRSAVQLLIKEGADPKLKNQQGLTASDFATRADRSEVVSWLVQAGAAPAGSGSAGATAAAKGGSSPKAQPGVYVPQTPAFPQEGRRKIQSNW, from the coding sequence ATGAAGCTGCTTGCCAAGCCTGGTTCTTTGTTTCCGCTTCGCGCCGCCTGTGCAGCGGCCCTGTGGCTGGCTTGCGCCGCCGCGCAGGCCGGCTCGTATGACGATTTCTTCACCCGCATCATCCGTGACGATGCCAAGGGCATCGAGGCGTTGGTGCAACGCGGTTTTGACCCCAACACGGTCAGTGAAAAGGGCGAGACGGGCCTAACCCAGGCTTTCAAGCTCGATTCCTACCGCGCCGCAAAGGGCATGATTGCGCTGCCGTCCACCAATGTGAACCTGGCCAATGCCAAGGGCGAGACGCCGCTGATGATGGCCGCCATCAAGGGCCAGGTCGATCTGGCCAAGGCCTTGATTGCCCGCGATGCCGATGTGAACCGCGAGGGCTGGACACCGCTGCACTATGCGGTATCGGCCCCGAGCGAAGACGGCTCGGACCTGCAGATGGTTGCTTTGCTGCTGGAGCACCATGCCTATATCGATGCCGCGTCGCCCAACGGCACTACGCCTTTGATGATGGCCGCCCAGTACGGCACGCGCAGCGCCGTGCAGCTACTGATCAAAGAGGGCGCTGACCCCAAGCTGAAGAACCAGCAAGGCCTGACGGCCAGCGACTTTGCCACCCGTGCCGACCGCTCGGAAGTGGTGAGCTGGCTGGTGCAAGCCGGGGCAGCACCTGCGGGTTCTGGGTCTGCCGGGGCAACTGCTGCAGCCAAGGGCGGCAGCAGCCCCAAAGCCCAGCCGGGTGTTTATGTGCCGCAAACCCCCGCCTTCCCGCAAGAGGGCCGGCGCAAGATTCAGAGCAACTGGTAA
- a CDS encoding TatD family hydrolase encodes MFTDSHCHLNFPELAQDLPAIRAKMDEAQVTRALCISCTMEEFPDVHALAMRYDNFWCSVGVHPDTEGLTEPSAQDLVARAALPRVVAIGETGLDYYGMEDRKGGRTIADLEWQRERFRTHIRAAQQVRKPLVIHTRSASDDTLRLLREEGETGGTNAAGGVFHCFTESMDVARAALDLGFYISFSGIITFKKAQDLRDVAAFVPEDRLLIETDSPYLAPVPFRGKTNIPAYVPHVAAQIAAVRATSVEAVAEATNRNFDRLFSGVLS; translated from the coding sequence ATGTTCACTGATTCCCACTGCCACCTAAATTTCCCCGAGCTTGCCCAGGACTTGCCCGCCATCCGCGCCAAGATGGACGAGGCCCAGGTAACCCGCGCGCTGTGCATCAGCTGCACGATGGAAGAGTTCCCCGATGTGCACGCGCTGGCGATGCGCTACGACAATTTTTGGTGCAGCGTGGGCGTACACCCCGACACCGAAGGGCTGACCGAGCCCAGCGCGCAGGACTTGGTGGCGCGCGCTGCGCTGCCCCGGGTGGTGGCGATTGGCGAGACCGGCCTGGACTATTACGGCATGGAAGACCGCAAGGGCGGCCGCACGATTGCCGATCTGGAATGGCAGCGTGAGCGCTTTCGCACCCATATCCGCGCCGCCCAGCAGGTGCGCAAACCGCTGGTGATCCATACCCGCAGCGCCTCGGACGACACCTTGCGCCTGCTGCGCGAAGAGGGCGAGACCGGTGGCACGAACGCCGCAGGCGGTGTGTTCCACTGCTTTACCGAGAGCATGGACGTCGCCCGCGCCGCGCTGGACCTGGGCTTTTACATCTCGTTCTCCGGCATCATCACCTTCAAAAAGGCCCAGGATCTGCGCGACGTGGCCGCCTTTGTGCCGGAAGACCGCTTGTTGATCGAGACCGACAGCCCCTATCTGGCGCCGGTCCCTTTTCGGGGCAAGACCAATATCCCCGCCTATGTGCCGCATGTGGCCGCGCAGATTGCTGCCGTGCGCGCCACCAGCGTGGAGGCGGTGGCCGAAGCCACCAACCGCAATTTCGACCGACTTTTCAGCGGAGTGCTGTCATGA
- the tmk gene encoding dTMP kinase, whose protein sequence is MTPSSPASVAASPPASRGLFISFEGIDGAGKSSHIQGLHDAFVAAGRQVVSTREPGGTPLAEKLRALFLQEPMDALTEALLVFAGRRDHLQQVIEPALARGDVVLCDRFTDATFAYQGAGRGFDLQVLSVLEHMVQARPELGQGVLRQPDLTIWFDLPTEVAAERLAGARAPDRFEAEPQQFFARVAAGYAERALAQPERFARIDSHQPKPAVWQAVREAVEAQGWLSASQVEG, encoded by the coding sequence ATGACTCCATCCTCTCCCGCCTCTGTTGCCGCGTCACCTCCTGCCTCGCGCGGTCTGTTCATCAGCTTTGAAGGCATTGACGGCGCCGGTAAATCCTCGCACATCCAAGGCCTGCACGATGCCTTTGTGGCCGCTGGCCGCCAGGTGGTGAGCACGCGCGAGCCGGGCGGCACGCCGCTGGCCGAAAAGCTGCGCGCGCTGTTTTTGCAAGAGCCCATGGATGCGCTGACCGAGGCCTTGCTGGTGTTTGCCGGCCGGCGCGACCACCTGCAGCAGGTGATTGAGCCCGCACTGGCGCGCGGCGATGTGGTGCTGTGCGACCGTTTTACCGATGCCACCTTTGCCTACCAGGGCGCCGGGCGCGGTTTTGACCTGCAGGTGCTGTCGGTACTGGAGCACATGGTGCAGGCCCGGCCCGAACTGGGCCAAGGCGTGCTGCGCCAGCCTGACCTGACCATCTGGTTTGACCTGCCCACCGAGGTGGCGGCAGAGCGCCTGGCCGGTGCCCGTGCGCCCGACCGTTTTGAGGCCGAACCCCAACAATTTTTTGCCCGGGTGGCTGCCGGCTATGCCGAGCGGGCACTGGCGCAACCCGAGCGTTTTGCGCGCATTGACTCGCACCAGCCCAAGCCGGCGGTCTGGCAGGCGGTGCGCGAGGCGGTTGAAGCCCAAGGCTGGCTGAGCGCCAGCCAGGTAGAGGGCTGA
- a CDS encoding 2-hydroxyacid dehydrogenase: MSRPKILIARAISPEVVTVLEQHFDVRSNQDDIAWSPAELAERLQGMDGVLTTGSQRIDAALLAACPQLQICANMAVGYNNFDVAAMTAAGVQGTNAPDVLTETTADFGFALLMATARRITESEHFLRAGQWKDWRYDLFAGAEVHGSTLGILGMGRIGQAIARRGAHGFGMQVIYHNRSRLSPELEADCKARYVSKQELLSTADHLVLVLPYTPEAHHTIGAAEIASMKPTATLINIARGGIVDDVALAKALANKTIAAAGLDVFEGEPAVHPDLLALSNVVLTPHIASSTMGTRRAMAQLAADNLMAYLGGKPPVTPVNTPAQSRRNAG, encoded by the coding sequence ATGTCCCGCCCGAAAATTCTGATCGCCCGCGCCATTTCTCCCGAAGTGGTCACTGTGCTCGAACAACATTTCGATGTCCGCTCCAACCAGGACGATATCGCCTGGTCGCCCGCCGAGCTGGCCGAGCGCCTGCAAGGCATGGATGGCGTGCTGACCACCGGCTCACAGCGCATCGATGCGGCCTTGCTGGCCGCCTGCCCGCAGCTGCAGATCTGCGCCAACATGGCGGTGGGCTACAACAACTTTGACGTGGCGGCGATGACGGCAGCTGGCGTACAGGGCACGAATGCGCCCGATGTGCTGACCGAGACCACGGCCGATTTTGGCTTTGCGCTGTTGATGGCCACTGCCCGCCGCATTACCGAGAGCGAGCATTTCTTGCGCGCCGGTCAGTGGAAGGATTGGCGCTATGACCTGTTTGCCGGCGCCGAGGTGCATGGCAGCACCCTGGGCATTCTGGGCATGGGCCGCATCGGCCAGGCCATTGCCCGGCGCGGCGCCCATGGCTTTGGCATGCAGGTCATCTACCACAACCGCTCGCGTCTCAGCCCCGAGCTGGAGGCCGATTGCAAGGCCCGCTATGTCAGCAAGCAAGAGCTGCTCAGCACCGCCGACCACCTGGTGCTGGTGCTGCCTTACACCCCCGAAGCCCACCACACGATCGGCGCGGCCGAGATCGCCAGCATGAAGCCGACTGCCACGCTGATCAATATCGCGCGCGGCGGCATTGTCGATGATGTGGCGCTGGCCAAGGCCTTGGCGAACAAAACCATTGCTGCCGCTGGCCTGGATGTGTTTGAGGGCGAGCCTGCCGTGCACCCGGATCTGCTGGCACTGTCCAACGTGGTGTTGACGCCGCATATCGCCAGCTCCACGATGGGCACGCGCCGGGCCATGGCCCAGCTGGCGGCCGACAACCTGATGGCCTACCTGGGCGGCAAGCCGCCAGTCACGCCGGTCAATACGCCGGCGCAAAGCCGCCGCAACGCAGGCTGA